From the genome of Halorussus caseinilyticus, one region includes:
- a CDS encoding LLM class flavin-dependent oxidoreductase — MGSDYVHLNLFTMNSVEHVTTGNWRTPGDQSDRYTDVEYWLDVARTAERGGFDAVFFADVRGIYDVYGGDSGTAIENAVQTPANDPQTLVPAMATVTDHLGFAVTRSTTYVHPYQLARELSTLDHVTDGRVAFNIVTSYLESAARNLGLDERMDRRTRYDRADEFMAVCHRLWEESWDDDAVVRDREAGVYTDPEKVSGIDFDGEYFSVPDAHSCEPSPQRTPVLYQAGSSDRGRDFAADNAEAVFVSQPTEEGVRSYIEDLRERAAERGRDPDELRFFPGIVPVVGETEEVAREKYETYAENVDYEATLALLAGFTDIDFSELDPDQKVEHIETDAIQGAVNAFTQNDPDRDWTVGEVAAFAGLGSTSPVVVGDPEQVADELQYWFEDVGVDGFNLKEVVRPGTLRDFVDMVVPELRERGLVREGYEGDTLRENLFEEEGRTRLAEDHPARN, encoded by the coding sequence ATGGGTAGCGACTACGTTCACCTCAATCTCTTCACGATGAACTCGGTCGAACACGTCACGACGGGCAACTGGCGGACCCCCGGCGACCAGTCGGACCGCTACACCGACGTAGAGTACTGGCTCGACGTGGCGCGGACCGCCGAGCGCGGCGGGTTCGACGCGGTGTTCTTCGCCGACGTGCGGGGCATCTACGACGTGTACGGCGGCGACAGCGGGACCGCAATCGAGAACGCGGTCCAGACGCCCGCCAACGACCCCCAAACCCTCGTTCCCGCGATGGCGACCGTCACCGACCACCTCGGCTTCGCGGTGACTCGCTCTACGACCTACGTCCATCCCTACCAACTCGCCCGGGAACTCTCGACGCTCGACCACGTGACCGACGGCCGGGTCGCGTTCAATATCGTCACCTCCTACCTCGAAAGCGCGGCCCGGAACCTCGGACTGGACGAGCGGATGGACCGCCGGACCAGATACGACCGCGCCGACGAGTTCATGGCGGTCTGTCACCGCCTCTGGGAGGAGAGTTGGGACGACGACGCCGTGGTTCGGGACCGAGAGGCGGGCGTCTACACCGACCCGGAGAAGGTCTCGGGCATCGACTTCGACGGCGAGTACTTCTCGGTCCCCGACGCCCACAGTTGCGAACCCTCGCCCCAGCGCACGCCGGTCCTCTATCAGGCCGGGTCGTCGGACCGCGGGCGCGACTTCGCCGCGGACAACGCCGAAGCCGTGTTCGTCAGCCAACCGACCGAGGAGGGCGTTCGGAGCTATATCGAGGACCTCCGCGAGCGCGCGGCCGAACGCGGGCGCGACCCGGACGAACTCCGCTTTTTCCCCGGTATCGTCCCCGTCGTCGGCGAGACCGAGGAAGTCGCCCGAGAGAAGTACGAGACCTACGCCGAGAACGTCGATTACGAGGCGACCCTCGCACTACTTGCCGGTTTCACTGACATCGACTTCTCCGAACTCGACCCCGACCAGAAGGTCGAACACATCGAGACCGACGCGATTCAGGGCGCGGTCAACGCGTTCACGCAGAACGACCCCGACCGCGACTGGACCGTCGGCGAAGTCGCGGCGTTCGCGGGACTGGGGTCCACCTCTCCCGTCGTCGTCGGCGACCCCGAACAGGTCGCCGACGAGTTGCAGTACTGGTTCGAGGACGTGGGCGTGGACGGGTTCAACCTCAAGGAAGTCGTCCGACCGGGCACCCTCCGGGACTTCGTGGACATGGTGGTGCCGGAACTCCGGGAGCGCGGACTCGTCCGCGAGGGCTACGAGGGCGACACCCTGCGCGAGAACCTCTTCGAGGAGGAAGGACGAACGAGGCTTGCGGAGGACCATCCGGCGCGGAACTGA
- a CDS encoding shikimate kinase, whose translation MHGRASAPAAGTVLNALASGKGSAFAIDAETTAEVELDDSGSVAGEVADAPDADTALIERCVELAIEEYGDPTADAVSGGHVRTESEVPMAAGLKSSSAAANATVLAALSALGVAEDVAREDACRLGVRAARDAGVTVTGAFDDASASMLGGVTVTDNRSDELLARESVSWDVLVWTPPEQAFSADADVERCKHVAPVAEVVADLALDGRYGEAMTVNGFAFCAALGFTADPMLDALPDARGVSLSGTGPSFVAVGERAVLKQVRDRWRQRSGTTWLTTTQNDGARTR comes from the coding sequence ATGCACGGCCGAGCATCGGCACCCGCGGCGGGGACCGTCCTCAACGCCCTCGCCAGCGGAAAGGGGTCGGCGTTCGCCATCGACGCCGAGACCACCGCCGAAGTCGAACTCGACGACTCGGGGTCGGTCGCGGGCGAAGTCGCCGACGCACCCGACGCCGACACCGCGCTGATAGAGCGATGCGTCGAACTCGCAATCGAGGAGTACGGCGACCCGACCGCAGATGCCGTCTCCGGGGGGCACGTCCGGACCGAGAGCGAGGTGCCGATGGCCGCGGGACTCAAGAGTTCCAGCGCCGCGGCGAACGCCACCGTGCTGGCGGCGCTGTCGGCGCTCGGGGTCGCAGAGGACGTTGCCCGCGAGGACGCCTGCCGACTCGGAGTGCGCGCGGCGCGTGACGCTGGCGTGACTGTCACCGGGGCGTTCGACGACGCCAGCGCGAGCATGCTCGGCGGCGTCACCGTCACCGACAACCGGTCGGACGAACTGCTCGCCCGCGAATCGGTTTCGTGGGACGTGCTGGTGTGGACGCCGCCCGAACAGGCTTTCAGCGCGGACGCCGACGTAGAACGGTGCAAGCACGTCGCGCCGGTCGCGGAAGTGGTCGCGGACCTCGCGCTAGACGGGCGGTACGGCGAGGCGATGACCGTCAACGGCTTCGCGTTCTGCGCGGCGCTCGGTTTCACGGCCGACCCGATGCTGGATGCGCTACCCGACGCGCGGGGGGTCTCGCTGTCGGGGACTGGCCCGAGTTTCGTCGCGGTCGGCGAGCGTGCGGTACTGAAACAGGTACGAGACCGATGGAGACAACGAAGTGGTACAACATGGCTGACGACGACACAGAACGACGGCGCCCGGACCAGATGA
- a CDS encoding LysE family translocator translates to MAAPVGPIGVLCIQRTLSKGRLSGFVSGLGAASADAVYGSIAGFGITVLSSLLLDYRTGIRIGGGLLLLYLGIRSFRAEPAETAVSTSNVQGVARDYGSTFLLTITNPVTIIAFVGIFTGLGVGVSGKYTDAAVLVGGVFLGSAFWWLALSAGVSRFRSRFTRSVMRRVNQLAGAVIVGFGLLAIWGTL, encoded by the coding sequence ATTGCGGCCCCAGTCGGCCCGATCGGGGTTCTGTGCATCCAGCGAACGCTTTCTAAGGGCCGACTCTCGGGGTTCGTAAGTGGACTCGGAGCCGCGTCTGCGGACGCCGTGTACGGTTCGATTGCAGGGTTCGGAATCACGGTGCTGTCATCGCTCCTGCTCGACTACCGCACGGGTATTCGAATTGGAGGCGGACTCCTTCTGCTGTATCTCGGCATACGGTCGTTCCGTGCCGAGCCAGCGGAGACAGCAGTGTCCACCTCGAACGTGCAGGGGGTCGCTAGAGACTACGGTTCGACGTTCCTGTTGACGATAACTAACCCGGTGACCATCATCGCCTTCGTCGGCATCTTCACAGGATTGGGGGTTGGCGTGTCAGGGAAATACACCGATGCCGCCGTGTTGGTTGGCGGCGTCTTCCTCGGCTCGGCGTTCTGGTGGCTCGCCCTGAGTGCCGGTGTGAGCCGCTTCCGTTCCCGGTTCACGCGCTCAGTCATGCGTCGAGTGAACCAACTGGCGGGTGCAGTCATCGTCGGGTTCGGATTACTCGCTATCTGGGGCACTCTCTAA
- the surE gene encoding 5'/3'-nucleotidase SurE — translation MTDSREILLTNDDGIDSPGIRALYDALSEVGNVTTVAPADDQSAVGRAMTYEFPVHEHELGYAVEGTPSDCVVAGLAELGPYPDIVVSGCNEGANIGAYVLGRSGTVSAAVEAAFFGVPAIAASLHVPQSEWPRDTTVEEYSEVAEAVRYLVERAPDEGVFEEAEYLNVNAPLPSADHTPMAVTRPSHVYDMDASEDDGVVTLHDHTWEQMDGESLPDPEGTDRRAVFEGKISVSPLTSPHTTERHEALDELAERF, via the coding sequence ATGACCGACTCCCGCGAAATCCTCCTGACGAACGACGACGGGATAGATAGCCCCGGCATCCGCGCGCTCTACGACGCCCTCTCGGAGGTCGGCAACGTCACCACCGTCGCGCCCGCCGACGACCAGAGCGCGGTCGGCCGAGCGATGACCTACGAGTTCCCGGTCCACGAACACGAGTTGGGCTACGCCGTCGAGGGGACGCCCTCCGACTGCGTGGTCGCTGGACTCGCGGAACTCGGCCCGTACCCCGACATCGTGGTCTCGGGGTGCAACGAGGGCGCGAACATCGGCGCGTACGTCCTCGGGCGGTCGGGCACCGTCAGCGCCGCGGTCGAGGCCGCGTTCTTCGGCGTGCCCGCAATCGCGGCGTCGCTCCACGTCCCCCAGAGCGAGTGGCCCCGCGACACCACCGTCGAGGAGTACAGCGAAGTCGCCGAGGCGGTCCGCTACCTCGTGGAACGCGCACCCGACGAGGGCGTCTTCGAGGAAGCCGAGTATCTCAACGTCAACGCGCCGCTTCCCTCCGCCGACCACACCCCGATGGCCGTCACCCGGCCGTCGCACGTCTACGATATGGACGCCAGCGAGGACGACGGCGTGGTGACGCTCCACGACCACACGTGGGAGCAGATGGACGGCGAGAGTCTGCCCGACCCCGAAGGCACCGACCGCCGGGCGGTCTTCGAGGGGAAAATCAGCGTCTCGCCGCTGACCTCGCCACACACCACCGAACGCCACGAGGCGCTGGACGAACTCGCCGAACGGTTCTGA
- a CDS encoding DUF5796 family protein, with the protein MSARNDVAPDTLGVELTEDGIVVEYTDGRETFYNGVPRKESGTLRTQPGKLVQVLVTDPTETEGVMMYVNDRNTHDDILESTGVGRVMLEPGEEEELFPGVTVRVDGYAVEVEADPETARGRVFVFEEDQLGERFYEMVEEE; encoded by the coding sequence ATGAGCGCGCGCAACGACGTGGCCCCCGATACCCTCGGCGTCGAGTTGACCGAGGACGGCATCGTCGTGGAGTACACCGACGGCCGGGAGACGTTCTACAACGGCGTGCCCCGCAAGGAGTCGGGCACGCTCCGGACCCAACCCGGCAAACTCGTCCAAGTGCTGGTGACCGACCCGACCGAAACCGAGGGCGTGATGATGTACGTCAACGACCGCAACACCCACGACGACATCCTCGAATCGACCGGCGTCGGCCGAGTGATGCTCGAACCCGGCGAGGAGGAAGAACTGTTCCCCGGCGTCACGGTGCGGGTGGACGGCTACGCCGTCGAGGTGGAGGCCGACCCCGAGACTGCCCGCGGCCGGGTGTTCGTCTTCGAGGAGGACCAACTCGGCGAACGGTTCTACGAGATGGTCGAAGAGGAGTGA
- a CDS encoding transcriptional regulator, with protein sequence MVKSTVRFPEPVIEEIESLVDEGVVESKSEFHRFCSEYVLAQLLDDYEPKTLDFEALEEQLVRESPGPSGEDSVSFLESVLFVRKQALRGNVQDAEDFIDHHYAPHERDAVLLEELLSFYRESAPESSSPPHRSVQPEQR encoded by the coding sequence ATGGTGAAGAGTACCGTCCGATTTCCCGAACCCGTAATCGAGGAAATCGAATCGCTCGTGGACGAGGGCGTCGTCGAGAGCAAATCGGAGTTTCACCGCTTCTGCTCGGAGTACGTCCTCGCGCAACTCTTGGACGACTACGAACCCAAGACGCTCGATTTCGAGGCCCTCGAAGAGCAACTCGTCCGCGAGTCTCCCGGTCCCTCCGGCGAGGACAGCGTTTCCTTTCTCGAATCGGTTCTCTTCGTTCGCAAGCAGGCGCTTCGCGGGAACGTCCAAGACGCCGAGGACTTCATCGACCACCACTACGCTCCCCACGAGAGAGACGCCGTGTTGCTCGAAGAACTGCTCTCGTTCTACCGGGAGTCGGCCCCCGAGTCGTCCTCGCCGCCGCATCGGTCGGTCCAACCGGAACAGCGGTGA
- a CDS encoding AAA family ATPase: protein MNAKGSAAVELTVQGAEKRDAGRGIARIPESARSALGVLSGDTVVVEGERDTVVKVWPAGSDVTGGTVQIDGETRANAGVSIGDAVTVRQISVADAESVTLAPTARFDPDDRDTLEAALKRTLRDRPVKEGERVRIERLGDAGTFHVGATDPDGVVRVTDDTRVSVAEDAGAGGSGGTGASSTGATGSGVSIPIGGEGTEGGDETPPKPTGATYEDIGGLEEELRRVREMVELPLSNPALFRRLGIDPPKGVLLYGPPGTGKTMIAKAVANEVDAHFVTVSGPEIMSKYKGESEERLREVFETARENAPTIVFFDEIDAIAGERDEESDVENRVVAQLLSLMDGLESRGEVVVIGATNRVDAIDPALRRGGRFDREIEIGVPGESGRREVLDVHTRGMPLSDDVDLDRLAASTHGFVGADLHALSTEAAMAALRRARDAGADDEALMEVEVTRADFETAMASVDPSAMREFVAESPEIDFGAVGDLEEAKQTLTEAVEWPLAYRNLFAETNTEPPTGILLYGPPGTGKTLLARALAGESDVNFIHVDGPELLDRYVGESEKAVREIFDRARQASPAIVFFDEIDAVAGERGTGAGGGAEVSERVVSQLLTEMDGLAENPNLVVLAATNRRDALDRALLRPGRLEEHIEVPAPGEGGRRAILAVHADDKPLADDVDLDELAAELVGYTGADLEAVVRDASMRAIREAADAWGVEQADENADEITIERRHFDAAVEKVQPTLD, encoded by the coding sequence ATGAATGCGAAGGGTTCGGCCGCGGTCGAGTTGACCGTACAGGGCGCGGAGAAGCGTGACGCGGGCCGGGGAATCGCTCGCATCCCCGAGTCGGCCCGGTCCGCGCTGGGCGTCCTGAGCGGCGACACCGTGGTCGTGGAGGGCGAACGCGACACCGTGGTCAAGGTGTGGCCCGCCGGAAGCGACGTGACGGGCGGAACCGTCCAAATCGACGGCGAGACGCGGGCCAACGCTGGGGTCAGCATCGGTGACGCGGTGACGGTCCGCCAGATTTCGGTCGCCGACGCCGAGTCGGTGACGCTCGCGCCGACCGCCAGATTCGACCCCGACGACCGCGACACCCTCGAAGCGGCCCTGAAGCGCACGCTCCGGGACCGGCCGGTCAAGGAGGGCGAGCGCGTCCGCATCGAACGCCTCGGGGACGCCGGGACGTTCCACGTCGGCGCGACCGACCCCGACGGCGTGGTCCGCGTGACCGACGACACGCGGGTTTCGGTCGCCGAAGACGCCGGGGCGGGCGGGTCCGGCGGGACCGGAGCCAGTTCGACCGGGGCAACTGGGTCGGGCGTCTCCATCCCCATCGGCGGCGAAGGGACCGAGGGCGGCGACGAGACGCCGCCCAAGCCGACCGGCGCGACCTACGAGGACATCGGCGGGCTCGAAGAGGAACTGCGCCGGGTCCGCGAGATGGTCGAACTGCCGCTCTCGAACCCCGCGCTGTTCCGGCGCCTCGGCATCGACCCGCCGAAGGGCGTCCTGCTGTACGGGCCGCCGGGCACGGGTAAGACGATGATAGCCAAGGCCGTCGCTAACGAGGTTGACGCCCACTTCGTCACGGTGTCCGGACCCGAAATCATGTCGAAGTACAAAGGCGAGAGCGAAGAGCGCCTGCGGGAGGTGTTCGAGACCGCGCGCGAGAACGCCCCGACAATCGTGTTCTTTGACGAGATAGACGCCATCGCGGGCGAACGCGACGAGGAGTCCGACGTGGAGAACCGCGTGGTCGCCCAACTGCTCAGCCTGATGGACGGTCTCGAATCCCGCGGGGAAGTCGTCGTCATCGGCGCGACCAATCGCGTGGACGCCATCGACCCGGCCCTCCGACGGGGCGGCCGGTTCGACCGCGAAATCGAAATCGGGGTGCCCGGCGAGTCCGGACGCCGCGAGGTTCTGGACGTTCACACCCGCGGGATGCCCCTATCCGACGACGTAGACTTGGACCGACTCGCGGCCTCGACCCACGGGTTCGTCGGCGCGGACCTCCACGCCCTCTCGACGGAGGCGGCGATGGCGGCGCTCCGGCGGGCGCGCGACGCCGGAGCAGACGACGAGGCGCTGATGGAGGTCGAAGTCACCCGCGCGGACTTCGAGACGGCGATGGCGTCGGTGGACCCCTCGGCGATGCGGGAGTTCGTCGCCGAGTCGCCCGAAATCGACTTCGGCGCTGTCGGCGACTTGGAGGAAGCCAAACAGACCCTGACCGAGGCCGTCGAGTGGCCGCTGGCGTACCGAAACCTCTTCGCGGAGACCAACACCGAACCGCCGACGGGCATCCTGCTGTACGGTCCGCCGGGGACCGGCAAGACCCTGCTCGCGCGGGCGCTGGCGGGCGAAAGCGACGTGAACTTCATCCACGTGGACGGCCCGGAACTGCTGGACCGGTACGTCGGCGAGTCCGAGAAGGCGGTCCGCGAAATCTTCGACCGGGCGCGACAGGCCAGTCCCGCAATCGTGTTCTTCGACGAGATAGACGCCGTTGCGGGCGAGCGCGGGACGGGCGCGGGCGGCGGCGCGGAGGTCAGCGAGCGCGTGGTCTCCCAACTGCTGACCGAGATGGACGGACTCGCGGAGAACCCCAACCTCGTCGTGTTGGCCGCGACCAACCGCCGGGACGCGCTGGACCGCGCGCTCCTGCGGCCCGGCCGACTGGAGGAACACATCGAGGTGCCCGCGCCCGGCGAGGGAGGCCGCCGGGCGATTCTGGCGGTCCACGCCGACGACAAGCCGCTCGCCGACGACGTGGACTTGGACGAACTCGCCGCGGAACTGGTGGGGTACACCGGCGCGGACTTGGAGGCCGTGGTCCGTGACGCCTCGATGCGGGCGATTCGGGAGGCCGCAGACGCGTGGGGCGTCGAACAGGCCGACGAGAACGCCGACGAGATAACAATCGAGCGCCGACACTTCGACGCCGCCGTCGAGAAGGTCCAGCCGACGCTGGACTGA
- a CDS encoding DUF7128 family protein, translating to MVVKTQRDEMTWYKCEGCGMMFDDEEDAEQHEQNCDHEDPSYIQ from the coding sequence ATGGTCGTCAAAACCCAGCGCGACGAGATGACGTGGTACAAGTGCGAGGGGTGCGGGATGATGTTCGACGACGAGGAAGACGCCGAGCAACACGAGCAGAACTGCGACCACGAAGACCCCTCCTACATCCAGTAG
- a CDS encoding chorismate mutase, translating to MADDDTERRRPDQMTLAELREEIESIDHDIVELIARRTYVAETVAQVKEQREMPTTDESQEERVMERAGENAEQFDVDANLVKAIFRLLIELNKVEQRDKR from the coding sequence ATGGCTGACGACGACACAGAACGACGGCGCCCGGACCAGATGACACTCGCGGAACTCCGCGAGGAGATAGAGAGCATCGACCACGACATCGTGGAACTCATCGCTCGTCGGACCTACGTGGCCGAGACGGTCGCGCAGGTCAAAGAGCAGAGGGAGATGCCGACGACCGACGAGAGTCAAGAAGAGCGCGTGATGGAACGCGCCGGGGAGAACGCAGAGCAGTTCGACGTGGACGCGAACCTCGTGAAAGCGATTTTCAGGCTTCTCATCGAGTTGAACAAGGTCGAACAGCGTGATAAACGGTAG
- a CDS encoding DUF7508 domain-containing protein, which produces MPLPKRWQTLNRQTVGSAPERYGVYELGDDGEVLEVGWGVLRDELKDALAYGSGDEVRWETCGTKAEAKELAEEHRERAGS; this is translated from the coding sequence GTGCCGCTTCCGAAACGCTGGCAGACGCTGAACCGCCAGACGGTGGGGAGCGCCCCCGAGCGCTACGGCGTCTACGAACTCGGCGACGACGGCGAGGTTCTGGAAGTCGGATGGGGCGTCCTGCGCGACGAACTCAAGGACGCGCTGGCCTACGGGTCCGGCGACGAGGTTCGGTGGGAGACCTGCGGGACGAAGGCCGAGGCGAAGGAACTCGCCGAGGAACACCGCGAGCGCGCCGGGTCGTAG